From the Caldalkalibacillus thermarum genome, the window CGGCTGAGGTCACACTCTATCGCTTCTATGCTCCCCTTTCTGTGAGCAATTCCGGCACTGACTGAATGGGTCCCGTTATACACTTGGCAAACATTGATGTGAGTGAAGTAATATGCCATATGGTTATCTTTATCGTACTTAAAATCCGTTTTGAAAATGTTTAACACCCAATCCTTTAAACTTTGTCGTCTCCAAGGCATCACCCACACACAGTCATCAGCCAGATCAATCCTGATTTTTCTCTCCTTTCCCTTCGCTGGATAGATTTCCAAACAGTCTCCCTGCTCATTGTAATAATGAGATGGAAAAAGATAATTGGGCAGTGTATCCTCAAAATGTTCCTCCCTGTACAAAATGGTGGTGAGCAAATCCATTTTCAGATCCTGCCTTAACACATCCAGAACAAAGTCAATCAGTATGACTTTGTTCTCTTGTGTCTCGTTTTCCAACCAAGACTCCACCAATCTAAGCGCCCTTGAATATTCAACCCCCGGATAGGGCAACTTTTGTTTTTCCGGCAGATCAGCGTTCTGTCTGTTCCAGTCCAAAATCTTTCTCAGCATGTTTTTCGCCCCTTCCATGCAAGTATGTTTCCAACATCTTAAGCAAATTATAGTAAATTCTGCCTTGTAGAAGGGGCTCATAATGCATCAAGGTGATAATCTCGTGACAGACCCGCATGTATTTCTCTTCCTCAAACGCCTTTCTGATATGAAGCATATGGAAAAGATACCAAGAGTGAATGGCATCCCGTTTTTCATATATTTTCGCTGGCTTCCTTTTGAGAAGCTCATCATAAAACTGATATAAGACTTCCCTTGCTTTCTGGTTTCTTTCCTCTCCCTTGTCATTCCACCAGTTTGCATGGGGCTGCAACAGGTTATACAGCTCCCTGTCCACCGATTTCTCTCCCTTCTTCCATTTCAAGTTTTCAGTCATGGGGAACATGGATAAACTTGACTTTGTTTCCTTCAGCCCACACGTTTACGAACATATCTGGTTCAATGTCATCAAGACTCATATCTTCCCTCAACTCCGTTCCCCACTGATACTTGGTTTCATCGGTAATGACAAATGTCTTTTTAGTGCCGTCATGCAAAACAACCGACAGCTTGTTGTT encodes:
- a CDS encoding DUF6710 family protein — its product is MLRKILDWNRQNADLPEKQKLPYPGVEYSRALRLVESWLENETQENKVILIDFVLDVLRQDLKMDLLTTILYREEHFEDTLPNYLFPSHYYNEQGDCLEIYPAKGKERKIRIDLADDCVWVMPWRRQSLKDWVLNIFKTDFKYDKDNHMAYYFTHINVCQVYNGTHSVSAGIAHRKGSIEAIECDLSRMFDHVHTDGVAWYNAHDGSKLGDVFDFRLAIMYEVAKLKYRFGGDFDRTIGPKVTRSSSSIFPKTSKTW